A genomic stretch from Bacteroidota bacterium includes:
- a CDS encoding capsular biosynthesis protein → MSFLQRIFGGQSSEAAPFGKLGVDIHSHLIPGIDDGSSSLEESMLMIRALYKLGYRKLITTPHIMSDAYRNTPEIIRKGIELLRENIKIAGIEIEVEGAAEYYLDDGFAQSLGKRELLTFGGDKKYLLVETSYVAKPMGMHDVIFALLTQGYTPVLAHPERYQYLWAEDAVEEVRMMRNRGMKIQVNLTSFGGRYSKRATTIACDLAKEDLIDFIGTDLHRPLQLDTLQKTYNSSKELRHLVDGERLLNSSL, encoded by the coding sequence ATGAGTTTTTTGCAGCGCATCTTTGGGGGCCAATCGTCCGAGGCAGCACCCTTTGGGAAGCTGGGGGTAGACATTCATTCGCATTTGATTCCTGGGATCGACGATGGATCGTCAAGCCTTGAAGAAAGCATGTTGATGATTCGTGCCCTTTACAAGCTGGGCTATCGCAAACTCATCACCACCCCGCATATCATGTCTGATGCCTACCGCAACACGCCTGAGATCATACGGAAGGGAATTGAGCTACTGCGCGAAAACATCAAGATCGCGGGGATCGAAATCGAAGTGGAAGGTGCTGCCGAATATTATCTCGACGATGGATTTGCCCAGTCCCTCGGGAAACGCGAATTGCTCACGTTTGGAGGAGATAAAAAATACCTCCTGGTGGAAACGAGTTATGTGGCCAAGCCGATGGGGATGCACGATGTCATTTTCGCCTTGCTCACCCAAGGCTACACCCCTGTCTTGGCCCATCCGGAGCGTTACCAATACCTATGGGCGGAAGATGCTGTGGAGGAGGTGCGCATGATGCGTAACCGGGGAATGAAAATCCAGGTGAACCTGACCTCCTTCGGTGGCCGTTACAGCAAGCGCGCTACCACCATCGCATGCGATTTGGCAAAAGAGGATTTGATCGATTTTATCGGAACCGATCTCCATCGCCCTTTGCAGCTCGATACGTTACAAAAGACATACAATTCCAGCAAGGAGTTGAGGCATTTGGTTGATGGTGAAAGACTGCTGAATTCCAGCCTGTGA
- the neuB gene encoding N-acetylneuraminate synthase, with product MNLISIADRKIGPGFPCFIIAEAGVNHNGDPALARELIVAAAEAGADAVKFQTFKAEKLVTKSAKMADYQVQNTGQESSQLDMLRKLELQYDAHRELKDFAESLGLIFLSTPFDLEGIDFLKDLGVVAFKAGSGDLTNLPYLRKMASQGLPMIISTGMAVLEECHDAVNAIREAGDPGLVVLHCTTNYPCPEEEVNLLAMQTMGAALKCLVGYSDHTDGILVPQLAVAAGACVIEKHYTLDRNMEGPDHKASLEPHELKDMIQRIRQVEKIMGHGDKIPNPSELRIMEAARKSIVAAKDIPAGTLISVELLDIKRPGTGISPKKMQDLTGRRAKVTIEADTIITWDMLE from the coding sequence ATGAATTTGATTTCCATCGCTGACCGGAAAATAGGTCCCGGCTTTCCTTGCTTTATCATTGCCGAGGCAGGCGTGAATCACAACGGTGACCCAGCCCTTGCCCGTGAGCTCATTGTCGCGGCCGCGGAGGCAGGCGCCGATGCAGTTAAATTCCAAACCTTCAAAGCCGAAAAACTCGTCACAAAGTCAGCCAAAATGGCGGACTACCAAGTTCAGAATACCGGACAGGAAAGTTCGCAGCTCGACATGCTGCGCAAATTGGAGCTTCAATACGATGCACATCGGGAGCTCAAAGATTTCGCCGAGTCGCTCGGGCTGATCTTTCTGAGTACGCCCTTTGACTTGGAAGGCATTGACTTTCTGAAAGACTTGGGGGTGGTCGCTTTCAAGGCTGGGTCTGGAGACTTGACCAACCTCCCATACCTACGGAAAATGGCCTCACAAGGCCTGCCGATGATCATTTCCACAGGCATGGCTGTGTTGGAAGAATGTCACGACGCGGTCAATGCCATTCGGGAGGCGGGCGATCCCGGGTTGGTCGTACTTCATTGCACAACCAATTACCCTTGCCCCGAGGAGGAGGTTAACCTGCTTGCCATGCAGACGATGGGAGCAGCATTAAAATGCTTGGTAGGCTACAGCGACCACACCGATGGCATCTTGGTACCGCAACTTGCCGTGGCTGCAGGTGCCTGTGTGATCGAAAAACACTATACTTTGGACCGTAACATGGAAGGTCCCGACCACAAAGCATCCTTGGAACCCCATGAACTCAAGGACATGATTCAACGCATTCGTCAGGTGGAAAAAATCATGGGCCACGGTGATAAAATTCCCAATCCCAGCGAGTTAAGGATCATGGAAGCGGCACGAAAAAGTATCGTTGCAGCCAAGGATATCCCAGCCGGAACGTTAATTTCGGTAGAGCTTTTGGATATAAAACGACCCGGAACAGGAATTTCTCCCAAAAAAATGCAAGATTTGACGGGCAGAAGGGCAAAAGTCACGATCGAGGCAGATACCATCATCACGTGGGACATGCTCGAATAA
- the neuC gene encoding UDP-N-acetylglucosamine 2-epimerase (hydrolyzing), translated as MSARKICVLTGTRAEFGLLRPVMEAIQQHPDLELQVLVTGMHLEQMFGMSVKAIEGAGFPISGRVPMHPPEDSGKGMAFAMGDGIRGMTKVLGKLKPDILLLLGDRTEVMAGAITALYLNIPIAHIHGGDVTRGGTDESTRHAVTKMASIHFAATPQSAERILKMGEEPWRIHTVGAPALDTILNVNPLSRSKLARRFNLPEDRPWFLVLQHSVTTEAEIAGEQFAETLAALDAFDVEKIFIYPNSDAGGLQIIAQLERIKTEPGNHVFPSIPHREFLSLMNHCSVMVGNSSSGIIESSTFKIPVVNIGIRQEGRECAGNVVHVGHDRQAIETAIDQVIADEFMDSLENIVNPYGDGNASRRIVDVLSTVELDKKLIQKQITY; from the coding sequence ATGAGTGCTAGAAAAATCTGTGTACTGACTGGAACCAGAGCCGAGTTTGGCTTGCTGCGCCCAGTCATGGAGGCCATTCAACAACATCCTGACCTTGAACTTCAAGTATTGGTAACGGGGATGCACCTCGAGCAAATGTTTGGCATGAGCGTCAAAGCGATCGAAGGTGCCGGTTTCCCGATCTCAGGTCGCGTGCCGATGCACCCGCCCGAAGATAGCGGCAAAGGCATGGCATTTGCCATGGGTGATGGCATCCGTGGCATGACCAAGGTGCTTGGAAAGCTGAAGCCCGACATTCTGCTCTTGCTCGGTGACCGTACCGAAGTGATGGCCGGTGCGATTACCGCACTGTACCTTAACATCCCGATTGCCCACATTCATGGTGGAGACGTCACACGCGGAGGTACGGATGAGTCGACCCGTCATGCTGTCACCAAAATGGCCTCGATTCACTTTGCAGCTACGCCGCAAAGCGCTGAACGCATCCTCAAAATGGGTGAAGAACCATGGCGCATCCATACTGTCGGTGCACCAGCCCTCGATACCATTCTGAATGTGAACCCGCTGAGCCGCTCGAAGCTTGCCAGAAGGTTTAACTTGCCAGAAGACCGTCCTTGGTTTTTGGTACTCCAACACTCCGTGACAACGGAGGCCGAAATTGCCGGTGAACAATTCGCAGAAACCCTCGCTGCATTGGATGCTTTTGATGTAGAGAAAATCTTCATCTATCCCAACTCCGATGCCGGTGGTTTGCAAATCATTGCCCAATTGGAGCGCATCAAGACCGAGCCGGGCAACCATGTTTTCCCTTCGATTCCTCACCGCGAATTCCTGAGCCTCATGAACCATTGCTCCGTGATGGTCGGCAACAGCAGCAGCGGTATCATCGAAAGCTCAACCTTCAAGATCCCCGTGGTCAACATCGGCATCCGTCAAGAAGGTCGCGAATGTGCGGGCAACGTAGTGCATGTAGGTCATGACCGTCAGGCGATTGAAACCGCCATCGATCAGGTCATTGCCGACGAATTCATGGATAGCTTGGAGAATATCGTAAATCCTTACGGCGATGGCAATGCCAGCCGCCGCATCGTAGACGTCCTCTCAACCGTGGAACTCGACAAGAAATTGATCCAAAAGCAGATCACTTACTGA
- a CDS encoding acyltransferase → MSEDRFGEWKPPHIEDGVPTKWNWVVQGVAGLKLGFRTDIGAFTYINARHEVEIGDEVQIGSHCSIYSLSTIDGKQGKVTIGKKACIGSHSVVMPGVTIGENSIVGAFSFVNKDIPPNVVAMGQPAKVVKEIV, encoded by the coding sequence ATGAGCGAGGACCGCTTCGGGGAATGGAAGCCACCGCACATCGAAGACGGTGTGCCCACGAAGTGGAACTGGGTGGTACAAGGTGTAGCCGGGCTTAAACTGGGTTTTCGCACCGATATCGGCGCATTTACCTACATCAACGCCCGACATGAAGTAGAAATCGGCGATGAGGTCCAAATCGGATCTCATTGCTCGATTTACTCCCTTAGTACCATCGATGGCAAGCAGGGAAAGGTCACCATCGGAAAAAAGGCCTGCATTGGCTCACATTCGGTGGTCATGCCGGGGGTGACGATCGGCGAAAACAGCATCGTCGGTGCATTCAGTTTTGTGAACAAAGACATTCCGCCCAATGTTGTTGCAATGGGGCAACCCGCTAAAGTCGTGAAGGAAATCGTATGA
- a CDS encoding DegT/DnrJ/EryC1/StrS family aminotransferase, with amino-acid sequence MNVPLSQPYMGQEEIDAVVEVLRSDRLALGPVTAEFERLFAEAIGVKYALAVNSGTSGLHLAVKALGLGPGDEVITTPFSFVASSNCILFEGATPVFVDADESFNINPDLIEAAITPKTKAILPVHVFGESADMDPIMDIAKRHGLRVIEDACEAIQATYKGKMTGTFGDVAVYGFYPNKQITTGEGGMIVTNDDAIYEYCLSARNQGRATDMQWLTHVRLGYNYRISEVTAAMGVEQMKKLPEIMQLRREKAQQYMEMLADIPGLRFPAGWEQAAHSWFVFALRVDAALRDPLLEILNANGVQSKAYFSPCIHLQEFYMRDFGYTEGMFPIAEKLSRETIILPFFTSITDAQMQWVERQLRAAMTTLRANA; translated from the coding sequence ATGAACGTTCCGCTTTCACAGCCCTATATGGGGCAAGAGGAAATTGATGCCGTCGTAGAGGTTTTGCGCTCCGACAGGCTTGCCTTGGGTCCGGTTACCGCCGAATTCGAGCGGCTTTTTGCCGAAGCCATCGGCGTCAAATATGCCTTGGCAGTCAACAGCGGCACATCAGGGCTGCATTTGGCGGTGAAAGCGCTCGGTCTTGGACCGGGTGACGAAGTCATCACGACGCCATTCTCCTTTGTCGCAAGCAGCAATTGTATTCTCTTTGAAGGTGCGACACCAGTATTTGTGGATGCGGATGAAAGCTTCAACATCAATCCCGATTTAATCGAGGCCGCGATCACACCCAAAACGAAAGCGATTTTGCCGGTACACGTGTTTGGTGAAAGCGCCGACATGGATCCGATCATGGACATTGCCAAAAGGCATGGCCTGCGGGTGATCGAAGACGCCTGCGAAGCCATACAAGCCACTTACAAGGGCAAAATGACCGGAACATTCGGGGATGTGGCTGTGTATGGGTTTTATCCCAACAAGCAGATCACGACCGGCGAAGGCGGTATGATCGTCACCAATGACGATGCGATCTACGAATATTGCCTGAGTGCGCGCAACCAAGGTCGCGCCACTGACATGCAATGGCTCACGCACGTGCGACTTGGCTACAATTACCGCATCAGCGAGGTGACGGCAGCCATGGGCGTAGAGCAGATGAAAAAATTGCCGGAAATCATGCAGCTTCGCCGCGAAAAGGCGCAGCAATACATGGAAATGCTGGCAGACATTCCCGGTCTGCGCTTCCCTGCGGGTTGGGAACAGGCCGCTCATAGCTGGTTTGTCTTCGCCCTGCGCGTGGATGCTGCTTTGCGCGATCCCTTACTTGAAATCCTGAACGCCAATGGCGTACAAAGCAAGGCCTATTTCTCGCCTTGCATTCACCTGCAAGAGTTTTACATGCGTGACTTCGGGTACACCGAAGGAATGTTCCCAATTGCAGAAAAATTGAGCCGGGAAACGATCATCCTCCCGTTTTTCACTTCGATTACCGATGCACAGATGCAATGGGTGGAAAGGCAACTGCGTGCTGCCATGACCACCCTGCGTGCGAATGCCTGA